The following are encoded in a window of Haloarcula halophila genomic DNA:
- a CDS encoding helix-turn-helix domain-containing protein: protein MSPPGREIQYTESDVIEVFKQREDYAEPLTASEIADRLGCSRRTALNKLHALEDETDITSKKVGGRSRVWWIPVRTD, encoded by the coding sequence ATGTCACCACCCGGACGGGAAATCCAGTACACTGAATCGGATGTCATCGAGGTGTTCAAGCAGCGTGAGGATTACGCTGAGCCACTGACCGCGTCGGAGATCGCCGATCGATTGGGTTGTTCTCGCCGAACGGCACTGAACAAGTTACACGCACTCGAAGACGAGACTGATATCACGAGCAAGAAAGTCGGCGGGCGCTCGCGTGTCTGGTGGATTCCCGTTCGGACCGACTAG
- a CDS encoding P-loop NTPase encodes MVEVFAVASGKGGTGKTTSTVALGMALADRYDVTVVDADTGMANLLFHAGLSDVETTLHDVLAGDRPIGEATYDRFGMRVVPCGTSLDGFRDADPKRLREAVATLATDTDVLLLDSPPALDSRAAVLPIVMADRIVVVLQPTIPAISDGLKVQEYASSYGTGVAGVLFNKVRPDEDIEGIAEKTERYFDGPTLATVPESEQAREARRAGRPLLAHAPECDAAGAFRRVADGLSVQPVPSETVADRVRSAVIPEPP; translated from the coding sequence ATGGTCGAAGTCTTCGCCGTCGCCAGCGGGAAGGGTGGGACCGGGAAGACCACCAGCACGGTCGCCCTGGGGATGGCACTGGCCGACCGGTACGACGTGACCGTCGTCGACGCCGACACTGGGATGGCTAACCTGCTGTTTCACGCGGGCCTCTCGGACGTGGAGACGACGCTCCACGACGTCCTCGCCGGCGACCGCCCGATCGGTGAGGCCACCTACGACCGCTTCGGGATGAGGGTCGTCCCCTGCGGAACGAGCCTCGACGGGTTCCGTGACGCCGATCCGAAACGACTCCGTGAGGCCGTCGCGACGCTCGCGACCGACACCGACGTCCTGCTGTTGGACTCCCCACCGGCACTGGATAGTCGCGCTGCGGTCCTCCCGATCGTGATGGCCGATCGGATCGTCGTCGTCCTCCAGCCGACGATCCCCGCGATCTCGGACGGTCTGAAGGTTCAGGAGTACGCGAGTTCCTACGGGACCGGTGTCGCCGGTGTCCTGTTCAACAAGGTCCGACCCGACGAGGACATCGAGGGGATCGCCGAGAAGACCGAGCGGTATTTCGACGGACCGACCCTGGCGACAGTGCCCGAGAGCGAGCAGGCCCGCGAGGCCCGCCGCGCCGGCCGGCCACTACTCGCTCACGCACCGGAGTGTGACGCCGCCGGCGCGTTTCGCCGTGTTGCAGACGGACTCTCCGTACAACCGGTTCCCTCGGAGACTGTGGCCGATCGGGTCCGCAGTGCCGTCATCCCCGAACCGCCATGA
- a CDS encoding adenosylcobinamide amidohydrolase: MTFQTTVREGVCQLRRPGTRWLSTAWDGGYVRADAAYNVTVPTAFDRTDLDAYRAERLGAAGFPVGPTLLTGVRMADARRARDGPVTVVATAGLSNPAVLPVHADRSAADEASTGTDEWRPGTVNLLVGVERALDDGALATLLATAVEAKAATLQALAGVPGTTSDAVLVGSAPDCERAGFAGSATTVGAATRACVRDAVAASLDSHYDDGPPVPADTDHGVVTDRQTDVDRP; this comes from the coding sequence GTGACGTTCCAGACGACAGTCCGGGAGGGGGTCTGTCAGCTCCGCCGGCCCGGTACCCGCTGGCTGTCGACGGCGTGGGACGGCGGCTACGTGCGGGCCGACGCCGCCTACAACGTCACGGTCCCGACGGCGTTCGACCGGACCGACCTCGACGCCTACCGGGCGGAACGGCTCGGAGCCGCCGGCTTTCCGGTCGGGCCGACGCTGCTGACCGGCGTCCGGATGGCCGACGCCCGCCGTGCCCGCGACGGGCCGGTGACCGTCGTCGCCACGGCGGGACTCTCGAACCCCGCGGTCCTCCCGGTCCACGCGGACCGATCGGCCGCCGACGAGGCCAGCACCGGCACGGACGAGTGGCGTCCCGGCACGGTCAACCTCCTCGTCGGCGTCGAGCGGGCGCTGGACGACGGCGCGCTGGCGACGCTCCTGGCGACCGCCGTCGAGGCGAAGGCCGCGACGCTCCAGGCGCTCGCCGGCGTCCCGGGAACGACCTCCGACGCCGTCCTCGTGGGTTCGGCACCCGACTGCGAGCGGGCCGGGTTCGCGGGGAGCGCGACCACGGTCGGGGCCGCGACGCGGGCCTGTGTCCGGGACGCCGTCGCTGCGAGCCTCGATAGCCACTACGACGACGGCCCGCCCGTACCGGCCGACACCGACCACGGCGTCGTCACCGACCGCCAGACAGATGTCGACCGCCCGTAA
- the cobS gene encoding adenosylcobinamide-GDP ribazoletransferase, which translates to MVLTALRGALGFLSRLPVGHSEAAWNAFTASPTAFPLAGYVVGTLVAVPFLATGAVPTPVVAAGYLVAVVLVVGVNHPDGLADLGDAAAVHGAASERREVMRDTTVGVGAVLALGTVLAVLALGALATAALAPLVAVALVVAAEVSAKLAMATVACLGRPSHEGFGATVVGDKRPVDLAGPLAVTIPVAVLAVPGTAVAVVAGLAVAALVRRWAHARLDGVGGDVLGATNELARAAALHAGVAATALLGEVALWTRW; encoded by the coding sequence GTGGTCCTGACCGCGCTTCGCGGGGCGCTGGGGTTCCTCTCGCGGCTCCCGGTCGGACACAGCGAGGCCGCCTGGAACGCCTTCACGGCGAGCCCGACGGCGTTCCCGCTTGCGGGCTACGTCGTCGGCACACTCGTCGCCGTCCCGTTCCTGGCGACTGGAGCCGTCCCCACGCCGGTCGTGGCGGCGGGCTACCTCGTGGCGGTTGTCCTCGTCGTCGGCGTCAACCACCCCGACGGCCTCGCGGACCTCGGCGACGCCGCGGCCGTCCACGGCGCGGCCAGCGAGCGACGCGAGGTGATGCGTGACACGACCGTCGGCGTCGGCGCCGTCCTCGCGCTGGGCACCGTCCTCGCGGTTCTGGCGCTCGGGGCGCTCGCGACGGCCGCGCTCGCCCCGCTCGTCGCCGTCGCGCTCGTCGTTGCCGCCGAGGTGAGCGCGAAACTCGCGATGGCGACGGTGGCCTGTCTCGGCCGGCCGAGCCACGAGGGGTTCGGCGCGACCGTCGTCGGCGACAAGCGACCCGTCGACCTGGCCGGCCCGCTGGCGGTCACCATCCCCGTCGCCGTCCTCGCCGTCCCGGGGACCGCCGTCGCCGTCGTCGCCGGCCTCGCAGTCGCCGCCCTCGTCCGGCGGTGGGCACACGCTCGCCTGGACGGTGTCGGCGGCGACGTGTTGGGTGCGACGAACGAACTCGCCCGAGCCGCTGCGCTCCACGCCGGGGTCGCGGCGACGGCGCTTCTCGGGGAGGTGGCGCTGTGGACGCGCTGGTGA
- a CDS encoding cobyric acid synthase: MPDARTILVAGTASHVGKSTVAAGLCRVLADRGRSVAPYKAQNMSTNARATPGGEIGVSQYVQARAARVPPETDHNPVLLKPRGDGESQLVVDGEAVADVPAGQYYDRYWDDALGAARAAHRRLAADHDVIVAEGAGSIAEINLHDRDLANVETARFADADVLLVADIERGGVFASLVGTLELLPTDIRDRVVGAVITKFRGDRSLLAPGLDAFEDRTGVPVLGVLPHDDPGLPEEDSVALPPVGQQAIEGTDDGVADAEAVTVAVPRLPHISNFTDLQPLAATPGVRVAYLPLSASLTDADAVVLPGSKNTVDDLLALREAGFDTALSAFDGPIVGLCGGYQMLGDRIHNADIEGTGDSETVEGLGLLPVETTFSPEKTVERVTRRLDGVGPLAGATGVVEGYEIHMGQTTPTADVSRPFDSTGAATDTVLGTYLHDIFANDEPRVAFVKNTIETAGTEYQLELDCDRDNAYDRAAALVVDHVDLGPLGID; this comes from the coding sequence ATGCCGGACGCGCGGACGATACTGGTGGCCGGAACAGCCTCCCACGTGGGAAAGAGCACTGTAGCGGCGGGACTCTGCCGTGTGTTGGCCGACCGTGGTCGATCGGTCGCGCCGTACAAGGCCCAGAACATGAGCACGAACGCCCGTGCGACACCCGGTGGCGAGATCGGCGTCTCCCAGTACGTCCAGGCCCGGGCGGCCCGCGTCCCCCCGGAGACGGACCACAACCCTGTCCTGTTGAAACCGCGAGGGGACGGGGAGTCCCAACTCGTCGTCGACGGCGAGGCCGTCGCGGACGTTCCGGCGGGACAGTACTACGATCGATACTGGGACGACGCGCTCGGGGCCGCCCGCGCGGCCCACCGTCGACTCGCGGCCGACCACGACGTGATCGTCGCCGAGGGGGCGGGATCGATCGCCGAGATCAACCTCCACGACCGTGACCTGGCAAACGTCGAGACGGCCCGCTTTGCCGACGCCGACGTCCTCCTCGTGGCCGACATCGAGCGCGGCGGCGTCTTCGCCTCGCTCGTCGGTACACTGGAGTTGCTGCCGACGGATATCAGGGACCGAGTCGTCGGCGCGGTGATCACGAAGTTCAGAGGCGACCGATCGCTGCTCGCGCCCGGGCTCGACGCCTTCGAGGACCGAACGGGCGTCCCGGTCCTTGGCGTGCTCCCCCACGACGACCCCGGACTGCCGGAGGAAGACAGCGTCGCACTCCCGCCGGTCGGGCAGCAGGCGATCGAGGGAACCGACGACGGCGTCGCCGACGCGGAGGCGGTTACCGTCGCCGTCCCACGGTTGCCCCACATCTCGAACTTCACCGATCTCCAGCCACTCGCCGCGACACCGGGCGTCCGTGTCGCCTACCTCCCGCTCTCGGCCTCGCTGACCGACGCCGACGCGGTTGTCCTTCCCGGGAGCAAGAACACGGTCGACGACCTGCTCGCACTCCGGGAGGCCGGCTTCGACACGGCGCTCTCGGCGTTCGACGGCCCCATTGTCGGGCTCTGTGGCGGGTACCAGATGCTCGGCGATCGTATCCACAACGCCGACATCGAGGGGACCGGCGACAGCGAGACAGTCGAAGGACTGGGGTTGCTCCCCGTCGAGACGACCTTCTCGCCAGAGAAGACCGTCGAACGTGTCACCCGCCGTCTCGACGGGGTCGGTCCATTAGCCGGTGCGACCGGCGTCGTCGAAGGATACGAGATCCACATGGGTCAGACGACGCCGACCGCCGACGTCTCCCGGCCGTTCGACTCGACCGGGGCAGCGACGGATACGGTCCTCGGAACCTACCTCCACGACATCTTCGCCAACGACGAACCGAGAGTTGCCTTCGTGAAAAATACGATCGAAACGGCCGGAACGGAGTATCAACTGGAGCTTGACTGTGATCGGGACAACGCCTACGACCGGGCGGCTGCGCTCGTCGTCGACCACGTCGACCTCGGGCCGTTGGGTATCGACTGA
- a CDS encoding aldo/keto reductase: protein MNHRLLGSTGYGVTDVGFGTWNIGGDWGDVDAEEGREAVRAALDAGIDFIDTADVYGDGFSEQRIAEVLDERGVRDEVTVATKAGRRLDPHTADRYNYENLSRFVDRSQEYLGTDTLELVQLHCPPTEAYYQPETFEALERLREEGEIAHYGVSVEKVEQALKAIEYPGVETVQIIFNMFRQRPAELFFEEAARRDVGVIARVPLASGLLTGTLSRDMEFPENDHRNFNVEGEAFDRGETFAGLPVEDGFDAVDALRGHVPERMSMAQMALRWILDHDAVSTVIPGSTTPEHVQANAAVSEMAPLSNQTHGAVRDVYEDHVYDAVHHRW from the coding sequence ATGAACCACCGATTGCTCGGTTCGACCGGCTACGGAGTGACAGATGTCGGCTTCGGGACGTGGAACATCGGCGGCGACTGGGGCGACGTGGACGCCGAGGAGGGCCGCGAGGCAGTCCGGGCCGCCCTGGACGCCGGCATCGATTTCATCGACACCGCCGACGTCTACGGTGACGGCTTCAGCGAGCAACGCATCGCCGAAGTACTGGACGAGCGAGGAGTGCGGGACGAGGTCACCGTCGCGACGAAGGCGGGTCGCCGACTCGACCCACACACTGCCGACCGCTACAACTACGAGAACCTCTCGCGGTTCGTCGACCGCTCCCAGGAGTACCTGGGGACCGACACGCTCGAACTGGTGCAGCTGCATTGCCCGCCCACGGAGGCGTATTACCAGCCCGAGACCTTCGAGGCGCTGGAGCGCCTGCGCGAGGAGGGGGAGATCGCCCACTACGGGGTCAGCGTCGAGAAGGTCGAGCAGGCCCTGAAAGCCATCGAGTACCCAGGGGTCGAGACGGTCCAGATCATCTTCAACATGTTCCGCCAGCGCCCGGCGGAGCTGTTCTTCGAGGAGGCCGCTAGGCGGGATGTCGGTGTCATCGCGCGGGTCCCACTGGCCTCCGGGCTCCTGACCGGAACGCTCTCCCGTGACATGGAGTTCCCGGAGAACGACCACCGGAACTTCAACGTCGAGGGGGAGGCCTTCGACCGCGGGGAGACCTTCGCCGGCCTGCCCGTCGAGGACGGGTTCGACGCCGTCGACGCGCTCCGGGGACACGTCCCCGAACGGATGAGTATGGCCCAGATGGCGCTGCGCTGGATCCTCGATCACGACGCGGTGTCGACGGTCATCCCGGGATCGACGACCCCGGAGCACGTCCAGGCCAACGCGGCGGTCAGCGAGATGGCACCCCTCTCGAACCAGACCCACGGGGCGGTGCGTGACGTCTACGAGGACCACGTGTACGACGCTGTCCACCACCGCTGGTAA
- a CDS encoding helix-turn-helix transcriptional regulator has protein sequence MTRDAVHRDIQFLTGSPARFAVVSALAESPARPCELCERIDATRTTIQRILAGCSDRQWVRKVDGDYRLTLTGRRMYERYAALVNEAERAREFGPLAQYLGPIGDELPDIVFDAGRITVSSEQTPLAPVNRLTDWFADAEGPVKTISPIVAATFNEAAATLLERGVRIESIIDDGVLERSEREFREELERGIDHESIEFYVHESSLDFGLVVDDRGCCLGAYDDGNNLRVALVVEDPVAREWAIDQFEQYRAAATPLGTVLSAPE, from the coding sequence ATGACACGGGATGCAGTTCACCGGGACATCCAATTTCTGACCGGCTCACCCGCACGGTTCGCCGTGGTCTCCGCGCTGGCCGAGTCGCCGGCGCGTCCCTGTGAACTGTGTGAACGGATCGACGCGACGCGGACGACGATCCAACGGATCTTAGCTGGCTGTAGCGACCGGCAGTGGGTCCGGAAAGTCGACGGGGACTACCGGTTGACGCTAACCGGTCGACGGATGTACGAACGGTACGCCGCACTGGTGAACGAGGCCGAGCGAGCCAGGGAGTTCGGCCCGCTTGCGCAGTATCTCGGACCGATCGGCGACGAACTCCCCGATATCGTCTTCGACGCCGGAAGGATAACCGTCAGCAGCGAACAGACGCCGCTCGCACCCGTCAACCGGCTCACCGACTGGTTTGCCGACGCCGAAGGGCCGGTCAAGACGATCTCCCCGATCGTGGCAGCGACGTTCAACGAGGCTGCTGCAACGTTGTTGGAACGAGGCGTCCGGATCGAATCGATCATCGACGACGGCGTCTTGGAGCGTTCCGAACGGGAGTTCCGCGAGGAACTGGAACGGGGGATCGACCACGAATCGATCGAGTTCTACGTCCACGAATCGTCGCTCGACTTCGGGCTCGTCGTCGACGACCGCGGGTGCTGTCTGGGTGCCTACGACGACGGGAACAACCTCCGTGTGGCATTGGTCGTCGAGGACCCCGTCGCACGGGAGTGGGCGATCGACCAGTTCGAACAGTACCGTGCGGCTGCGACGCCGCTCGGGACCGTGTTGTCGGCACCGGAGTGA
- a CDS encoding HAD family hydrolase: MALSFDLFGTLVAADRPSTPWDAVASALTDRGIAVPDDWEDAYRSSHREYERGREAPLPEHVRLALESRGVDVSARVARDAVLDAFDRPVTVRPDAGAAVTAAREQGPVAVCSNCSVPGLVERTLDRASLGPFDAVVTSVDCGWRKPHREIFAATADALGVPLATLVHVGDDARTDGGADRVGARSVLIDETPLATVARRCREGSL, translated from the coding sequence GTGGCACTCTCCTTCGACCTGTTCGGGACGCTGGTCGCGGCCGACCGACCCAGTACGCCGTGGGATGCCGTCGCTAGCGCGCTGACCGACCGTGGGATCGCGGTCCCGGACGATTGGGAAGACGCCTACCGGAGCTCCCACCGCGAGTACGAACGTGGCCGGGAGGCCCCGCTACCCGAACACGTCCGCCTCGCCTTGGAGAGCCGCGGTGTCGACGTTTCTGCCCGGGTCGCTCGGGACGCAGTACTCGACGCCTTCGACAGGCCGGTGACCGTTCGGCCCGACGCCGGGGCGGCGGTTACCGCTGCCCGGGAGCAGGGACCGGTCGCGGTCTGCTCGAACTGTAGCGTTCCGGGACTCGTCGAACGGACGCTCGACCGTGCGTCGCTCGGCCCCTTCGACGCCGTCGTCACCAGCGTCGACTGCGGGTGGCGGAAACCCCACCGTGAGATATTCGCGGCGACGGCCGACGCGCTGGGCGTCCCCCTCGCGACCTTGGTCCACGTCGGTGACGACGCCCGTACCGACGGCGGTGCAGATCGGGTCGGCGCGCGGTCGGTCCTGATCGACGAGACGCCGCTCGCGACGGTCGCGAGACGCTGTCGGGAGGGGTCGCTGTGA
- a CDS encoding cob(I)yrinic acid a,c-diamide adenosyltransferase, translating to MDDNDAGPTAEPIEPASPDEFGLVQVWWGDGKGKTTAALGMATRAVGHGYRVHLLQFMKGGTGTVEDVRGEYNAIAALPGFSYENAGHYGWHGFLDGSDDDEHAARAKGALDRAREIVDATAEAPADEPFGADAPADTGVDMLVLDEVLYAANRGLIDPEDVLALIESKPDSLELVLTGGHDRPAYLFDHADLVSEVSKVKHPLDAGHSARKGTEY from the coding sequence ATGGACGACAACGACGCCGGCCCGACGGCGGAACCGATCGAACCGGCGAGCCCCGACGAGTTCGGCCTCGTTCAGGTCTGGTGGGGCGACGGGAAGGGAAAGACAACCGCCGCCCTGGGGATGGCGACCCGGGCGGTCGGTCACGGCTACCGGGTCCACCTCCTCCAGTTCATGAAAGGCGGGACCGGGACGGTCGAGGACGTGCGGGGCGAGTACAACGCCATCGCGGCCCTGCCGGGCTTTTCCTACGAGAACGCGGGCCACTACGGCTGGCACGGCTTCCTGGACGGGAGCGACGACGACGAACACGCCGCACGCGCGAAAGGCGCCCTCGACCGCGCTCGCGAGATCGTCGACGCGACGGCCGAGGCACCCGCAGACGAACCGTTCGGTGCCGACGCGCCGGCCGACACGGGCGTCGACATGCTCGTCCTCGACGAGGTGCTGTACGCCGCCAACCGCGGCCTGATCGACCCCGAGGACGTCCTCGCGCTGATCGAATCCAAACCCGACTCGCTCGAACTCGTCCTCACCGGGGGACACGACCGGCCGGCGTACCTCTTCGACCACGCCGACCTCGTCAGCGAGGTCAGCAAGGTGAAACACCCCCTCGATGCCGGTCACTCCGCGCGCAAGGGAACGGAGTACTGA
- a CDS encoding NTP transferase domain-containing protein yields MCGGRGTRLDSDAEKPLFRVGGVPMVDRVLAAVRESAVETAYAVTSPQAPGTATHVDAPAIETPGEGYVPDLEAALSDDRLSRPVLTVAADLPLLDGPVLDQVLARHDTGSLTVLVPAALKRELGVSDDTTFRREGREVAPTGVNVVGDDGDDAVLFHDPRLAINVNTLADARVAGQRL; encoded by the coding sequence ATGTGTGGGGGTCGCGGGACCCGACTGGACAGCGACGCCGAGAAACCCCTCTTTCGGGTCGGCGGCGTCCCGATGGTCGACCGCGTCCTGGCGGCGGTCCGGGAGAGCGCCGTCGAGACGGCCTACGCCGTGACGTCACCGCAGGCCCCGGGGACCGCCACTCACGTCGACGCGCCGGCCATCGAGACGCCGGGCGAGGGGTACGTCCCGGACCTGGAGGCGGCGCTGTCGGACGACCGGCTCTCGCGGCCGGTCCTGACAGTCGCCGCGGACCTGCCGCTGCTGGACGGGCCGGTCCTCGATCAGGTCCTCGCGCGCCACGACACCGGATCGCTGACGGTGCTCGTCCCGGCGGCGCTGAAACGCGAGCTGGGCGTCAGCGACGACACGACGTTCCGGCGGGAGGGTCGGGAGGTCGCACCGACTGGCGTCAACGTCGTCGGCGACGACGGCGACGACGCGGTCCTGTTCCACGATCCTCGGCTGGCGATCAACGTCAACACGCTGGCCGACGCCCGCGTGGCGGGTCAGCGCCTGTAG
- the cobD gene encoding threonine-phosphate decarboxylase CobD, whose product MDPDTVAALRAQGGIDGAIDADGRVPHGSSDDPELLDFSANTNPTTPPGVTGVFEDAFDRARSYPDDGYPEFREAAAAFVDCEPGQVVPTAGGLEAIRLAIQTTVRAGDAVLVPRPSFGEYAREIRLQGAEPAFVAHDDLLDADPEPYALTIVCNPNNPTGETAAPDALRSFADRCRDAGTTLLVDEAFLGFTDDPSLAGREGVVVARSLTKLFGLPGVRMGYAVGTGDHLERLVTARRAWSMSTAAAAVGTHCYGQTAFVDRTRERVDRERERMRERLRTRFGVAPSDAPFLLLSVSDTDVDALLTEAREAGIALRDARTFRGLDRHVRVAVRTPADNDRLLEALAV is encoded by the coding sequence ATGGACCCCGATACGGTCGCGGCACTACGGGCGCAGGGTGGGATCGACGGCGCTATCGACGCCGACGGCCGGGTACCACACGGTAGCAGCGACGACCCGGAACTGCTGGATTTCAGCGCCAACACGAACCCAACGACTCCCCCTGGCGTGACCGGGGTCTTCGAGGACGCGTTCGACCGCGCGCGGAGCTATCCCGACGACGGCTATCCCGAGTTCCGGGAGGCCGCCGCGGCGTTCGTCGACTGCGAGCCCGGCCAGGTCGTCCCGACCGCCGGCGGCCTGGAGGCGATCCGGTTAGCGATCCAGACGACGGTCCGGGCCGGCGACGCCGTCCTCGTCCCCCGGCCGAGTTTCGGCGAGTACGCACGCGAGATCCGTCTCCAGGGGGCCGAGCCCGCGTTCGTCGCCCACGACGACCTACTCGATGCGGACCCCGAGCCCTACGCGCTCACGATCGTCTGCAACCCGAACAACCCGACCGGCGAGACCGCCGCCCCGGACGCGCTCCGGTCGTTCGCCGACCGCTGTCGGGACGCCGGGACGACGCTGCTGGTCGACGAGGCGTTCCTCGGGTTCACGGACGACCCGTCGCTGGCCGGGCGTGAGGGGGTCGTCGTCGCCCGCTCGCTGACGAAACTGTTCGGTCTCCCCGGCGTCCGGATGGGGTACGCCGTCGGGACCGGCGATCACCTGGAACGGCTGGTGACGGCGCGGCGCGCCTGGTCGATGAGCACCGCCGCGGCCGCGGTCGGCACGCACTGTTACGGACAGACGGCGTTCGTCGACCGCACGCGCGAGCGGGTCGACCGCGAACGCGAACGGATGCGCGAGCGCCTCCGGACCCGGTTCGGCGTCGCTCCCTCCGACGCCCCGTTTCTCCTGTTGTCGGTGTCCGACACCGACGTCGACGCCCTCCTGACCGAGGCCCGCGAGGCCGGCATCGCGCTCCGGGACGCGCGCACCTTCCGCGGGCTCGACCGTCACGTCCGTGTCGCGGTCCGCACGCCGGCCGACAACGACAGGCTCTTGGAGGCACTGGCGGTGTGA
- a CDS encoding CobD/CbiB family cobalamin biosynthesis protein, whose amino-acid sequence MSTAAGLAVLVAAALEGGLGEPPTRWHPVAWFGVLVGAVDRPWDQPLAVGALAAAALPLGAAAGVGTLVVGAGTVTPILGVAVAGAVLFLTTSLRRLLSAANAVVRDSDRDVAAAREGLLALAGRDAADLSPGLLRSATVESAAENLADGLVAPLGAFALAVVLAPAVGLPPLPAAAGAAAWVKAVNTMDSMLGYRSKLVGTPAARLDDVVMWLPARVSALLLAVIFLDWRCLWRASRWLDRVPSPNSGWPMGVAAAALDSRLEKPGVYVLNADRDLPSVAGARRGIRRVGAAGVLAYVVTGVIAWS is encoded by the coding sequence GTGAGCACGGCCGCGGGGCTGGCCGTCCTCGTCGCCGCCGCGTTGGAAGGTGGCCTCGGAGAGCCGCCTACCCGCTGGCACCCCGTCGCCTGGTTCGGCGTGCTCGTCGGTGCCGTCGACCGCCCGTGGGACCAGCCCCTCGCCGTCGGCGCACTCGCCGCGGCGGCGCTGCCGCTGGGTGCTGCCGCCGGCGTCGGGACACTCGTCGTGGGGGCGGGCACGGTCACACCGATCCTCGGCGTCGCGGTCGCCGGTGCCGTCCTGTTCCTGACGACGAGTCTCCGGCGACTGCTGTCGGCAGCGAACGCCGTCGTCCGGGACAGCGACCGGGATGTCGCGGCTGCCCGGGAGGGACTGTTGGCGCTGGCCGGCCGGGACGCGGCCGACCTCTCGCCCGGCCTCCTGCGAAGCGCGACCGTCGAGAGCGCGGCCGAGAACCTCGCCGACGGGCTGGTCGCGCCGCTCGGTGCGTTTGCCCTCGCCGTCGTCCTCGCGCCGGCGGTCGGGCTCCCACCGCTGCCGGCTGCCGCCGGCGCTGCCGCCTGGGTCAAAGCGGTCAACACGATGGACTCGATGCTCGGCTACCGATCGAAACTGGTCGGGACGCCGGCGGCGCGGCTCGACGACGTGGTGATGTGGCTCCCGGCCCGGGTCAGCGCGCTGTTGCTGGCGGTGATCTTCCTCGACTGGAGGTGTCTCTGGCGCGCCTCCCGGTGGCTCGATCGGGTGCCGTCGCCAAACTCCGGGTGGCCGATGGGGGTCGCCGCGGCAGCCCTCGACAGTCGCCTGGAGAAGCCCGGCGTCTACGTCCTCAACGCCGACCGCGACCTCCCGTCGGTCGCCGGCGCACGCCGTGGCATCCGCCGGGTCGGCGCCGCGGGCGTGCTGGCGTACGTTGTCACCGGGGTGATCGCGTGGTCCTGA